In Gadus macrocephalus chromosome 4, ASM3116895v1, the following proteins share a genomic window:
- the garnl3 gene encoding GTPase-activating Rap/Ran-GAP domain-like protein 3 isoform X3, with amino-acid sequence MNLDRFERGPREILNPEIQKDLLVLEEQEGSVNFKFGVLYAKDGQLTDDEMFSNETGSESFEKFLSLLGDSVTLQGWAGYRGGLDTKNDTTGMQSIYTVYQGHELMFHVSTMLPYSKENKQQVERKRHIGNDIVTIVFQEGEDASPSFKPSMIRSHFTHIFALVRYNRENDSYRLKIFSEESVPLFGPPLPSPPVFTDHQEFRDFLLVKLINGEKATLETPTFAQKRQRTLDMLIRSLCQDLMPDLPKAPFSPQNMLNRRSFSDVLPESPKSARKKEEARQAEFVRIGQALKLKTIVRGDAPTSLVTTGLCRKEPWESQPFCSTFPYEIVCADSWGQSLLVATDTAGVMVLDGCDPTQSNIEQLAAPPVQVFDKTLVVKQMHILEPQDLLVTRADKGKDARLYVFRLSSLKRGLEEKQAVRSKCDSRENKLEKTKGCHLYSINTHHGSELRIVAAIRNKLLLITRKQPRPEGFSAMASAADSPVEEFQYIREICLCDPPAVMALVDGPTGENDNMICVAYKHQFDLINESTGDAYRLHHVDASRVNFVGAIDVYEDGEAGLLLCFNYSCYYKKVCPFNGSTPMIQSNTSDFHFSWNQMPHAIVCAFPYILAFTTDSIEIRLVVNGNLVYTAVVPELTLTASRSDIYFVSSAPVNSASTCSSRDTSSLSSPQTPTGYEMPVFPSPLSDGELACKHIFKIPLSNLVGRSIERPLKSPLVNKVLTAPTAAILGPSPTLISASHSLSLSRMEIKEIASRTRKELLGLTEEPSGKPDSGAVKQRRMSRKNIQEEEPKPHALTSVNSDSMAPESPDDADPDGQQQQQHCIPSPEPEAERAVLPEECPLLAAAFTLSTSFGDVLDLK; translated from the exons ATGAACCTGGACAGGTTTGAGAGAGGCCCCCGGGAGATCCTCAACCCAGAGATCCAGAAG GATCTACTGGTGCTGGAGGAACAAGAG GGTTCTGTCAACTTCAAATTCGGCGTGCTGTACGCCAAAGACGGACAGCTCACAGATGACGAAATGTTTAGCAACG AGACGGGCAGCGAGAGCTTCGAGAAGTTCCTCAGCCTTCTGGGAGACAGCGTCACGTTGCAGGGGTGGGCCGGCTACCGCGGGGGGCTCGACACCAAGA ATGACACTACAGGAATGCAATCCATCTACACCGTGTATCAGGGCCATGAACTCATGTTCCACGTCTCCACCATGTTACCTTACTCCAAGGAGAACAAACAGCAG GTCGAGAGGAAGAGACACATCGGAAACGACATCGTCACCATCGTGTTCCAGGAAGGAGAGGACGCCTCGCCCTCCTTCAAACCGTCCATGATCCGATCACACTTCACCC ATATATTTGCATTAGTTAGATATAACAGAGAGAATGACAGTTACAG ACTGAAGATCTTCTCAGAAGAGAGCGTTCCTCTGTTCGGACCgccactcccctcccccccagtgtTTACGGACCACCAAGAATTCAGGGACTTTTTGCTAGTAAAAC TAATCAACGGAGAGAAAGCCACGCTGGAGACGCCCACCTTCGCCCAGAAACGCCAGCGGACCCTGGACATGCTGATCCGCTCTTTGTGCCAGGACCTGATGCCTGACCTGCCCAAG GCTCCTTTCTCTCCGCAGAACATGCTGAACCGACGCTCCTTCAGCGACGTGCTCCCTGAGTCGCCTAAGTCAGCGCGCAAGAAGGAGGAGGCTCGGCAAGCAGAGTTCGTCAGGATAGGACAG GCGCTGAAGCTGAAGACCATCGTGCGAGGAGACGCCCCCACCAGCCTTGTTACCACTGGCCTATGTCGGAAAGAG cCATGGGAATCACAGCCATTCTGCAGCACGTTCCCGTACGAGATTGTGTGCGCCGACTCCTGGGGTCAGTCTCTGCTTGTTGCCACGGACACAGCAGGGGTCATGGTGTTGGATG GCTGCGACCCAACACAGTCTAATATCG AGCAGCTGGCGGCGCCGCCCGTGCAGGTGTTCGACAAGACCCTGGTGGTGAAGCAGATGCACATCCTGGAGCCTCAGGACCTCCTGGTCACCAGGGCTGACAAAG GTAAAGACGCTCGCCTGTACGTGTTCAGACTCAGCTCACTGAAGAGAGGACTGGAGGAGAAGCAGGCCGTACGAAGCAAGTGTGACAGCAGGGAGAACAAACTGGAGAAAACTAAAG GCTGCCACCTGTACTCCATCAACACACACCACGGCTCAGAGCTGAGGATAGTGGCGGCCATCAGGAACAagctcctcctcatcaccaggAAACAGCCCCGCCCAGAGGGCTTCAGCGCCATGGCATCGGCTGCAGACTCGCCAGTCGAGGAGTTTCAGTACATACGG GAGATCTGCCTGTGTGACCCCCCCGCGGTGATGGCCCTGGTGGACGGGCCCACAGGGGAGAACGACAACATGATCTGCGTGGCGTACAAACACCAGTTTGACCTGATCAACGAGAGCACCGGAGACGCCTACCGCCTGCACCACGTGGACGCCAGcagg GTCAACTTTGTCGGCGCCATCGACGTCTACGAGGACGGCGAGGCCGGCCTGCTGCTGTGCTTCAACT ATAGCTGCTACTACAAGAAGGTGTGTCCGTTCAACGGCTCCACCCCCATGATCCAGTCCAACACCTCCGACTTCCACTTCAGCTGGAACCAGATGCCTCATGCTATCG TGTGTGCGTTCCCATACATCCTGGCGTTCACGACGGACTCCATCGAAATCCGGCTGGTTGTCAACGGCAACCTGGTGTACACGGCAGTGGTCCCAGAGCTGACGCTGACGGCGTCTAGG TCGGACATCTACTTCGTCTCGTCCGCGCCGGTCAACTCggcctccacctgcagctccaGAGACACAAGCTCCCTGAGTTCCCCTCAGACTCCCACTGGATACGAGATGCCCGTGTTTCCCTCACCCCTCAGTGAtg GTGAGTTGGCGTGTAAGCACATCTTCAAGATCCCGCTCAGCAACCTGGTGGGCCGCAGCATCGAGAGACCGCTGAAGTCCCCGCTGGTCAACAAGGTGCTGACCGCGCCCACGGCGGCCATCCTTGGCCCCTCGCCCACCCTGATCTCCGCCTCCCACTCGCTGTCCCTGTCCCGCATGGAGATCAAGGAGATCGCCAGTCGCACACGGAAGGAACTACTCG GTTTGACCGAGGAGCCCAGCGGGAAGCCAGACAGCGGAGCGGTGAAACAGAGGAGGATGAGCCGGAAGAacatccaggaggaggagcccaaGCCCCACGCACTGACCTCAGTCAACAGCGACAG CATGGCCCCAGAGTCCCCAGACGACGCGGACCCCgacggccagcagcagcagcagcactgcaTCCCCAGCCCCGAGCCGGAGGCCGAGCGGGCCGTGCTGCCAGAGGagtgccccctgctggccgccgCCTTCACCCTGTCCACCTCCTTCGGAGACGTCCTGGACCTCAAATGA
- the hmgcs1 gene encoding hydroxymethylglutaryl-CoA synthase, cytoplasmic isoform X1: MPGSTPSSCLPQWPNDVGIIALEVYFPSQFVDQTELEEFDGVSAGKYTIGLGQARMGFCSDREDINSLCLTVVQRLMEKNGLGFDSIGRLEVGTETIIDKSKSVKTVLMQLFEASGNTDVEGIDTTNACYGGTAALFNAVNWVESSSWDGRYALVVAGDIAVYASGSARPTGGAGAVAMLVGPDAPLALDRGLRGTHMTHAYDFYKPDMVSEYPVVDGKQSIECYLSALDRCYSVYRSKIHAQWQRAGVEKSFSLEDFSFLAFHSPYCKLVQKSLARLMLNDFLVSSPSSQTGPFADLEAFRDIKLADTYFDRDVEKAFMKASAELFEKKTKSSLLISNQNGNMYTPSVYGCLASLIATHSPQQLAGQRVGLFSYGSGLAATLYSISVTQDHTPGSPLDKLVSSLCDLKARLDSRRKVSPNVFSENMKLREETHHLASYTPHGSVEELFPGTWYLTRVDDKHRREYARCANIDDLPEARQTMSNTSTEHIVGHATKLPCVRASAVSPGEVVSNGAH; the protein is encoded by the exons ATGCCTGGATCAACCCCATCTAGCTGCCTGCCACAATGGCCAAACGATGTAGGAATTATTGCCTTGGAGGTGTACTTTCCCTCCCAGTTTGTTGACCAGACTGAGTTGGAGGAGTTTGATGGAGTTTCCGCTGGCAAGTACACTATCGGCTTGGGCCAGGCGCGGATGGGCTTCTGCTCAGACAGAGAGGACATCAACTCCTTGTGCCTGACTGTGGTTCAGCGCTTGATGGAGAAGAATGGCTTGGGGTTTGATAGTATAGGTCGTCTGGAAGTCGGCACCGAGACCATTATTGACAAGTCGAAGTCCGTCAAGACTGTCCTTATGCAGCTGTTTGAGGCCTCTGGCAACACAGACGTTGAAGGCATTGACACGACCAACGCCTGCTATGGAGGTACAGCAGCACTGTTCAACGCTGTTAATTGGGTGGAGTCCAGTTCCTGGGATG GTCGGTATGCTTTGGTGGTAGCAGGAGATATTGCCGTCTACGCGTCTGGCAGTGCCCGACCTACAGGGGGCGCTGGAGCTGTGGCCATGCTGGTGGGTCCTGACGCACCGTTGGCGCTGGATCGAG GCCTACGAGGAACTCACATGACGCACGCCTATGACTTCTACAAACCAGACATGGTCTCAGAGTACCCGGTGGTCGATGGAAAGCAGTCCATTGAATGCTACCTGAGTGCCTTGGACCGCTGTTACTCTGTATACCGCAGCAAGATCCATGCACAGTGGCAAAGAG CTGGGGTGGAGAAAAGTTTCAGCCTGGAAGACTTTAGCTTCCTGGCATTCCACTCGCCTTACTGCAAGTTGGTGCAGAAGTCGCTAGCACGGTTAATGCTCAACGACTTCCTTGTGTCCAGCCCCAGCTCACAGACGGGACCCTTCGCCGACCTAGAGGCCTTCAG GGATATTAAACTGGCGGACACCTACTTCGACCGGGACGTGGAGAAGGCTTTCATGAAGGCCAGTGCAGAACTTTTTGAGAAGAAGACAAAGTCCTCTTTGCTAATCTCCAACCAGAATGGCAACATGTACACCCCATCCGTCTACGGCTGCCTGGCCTCGCTTATTGCAAC ACATTCTCCTCAACAACTGGCAGGTCAGAGGGTAGGACTCTTCTCCTACGGCTCGGGTTTGGCTGCAACTCTCTACTCCATCAGCGTTACACAGGACCATACACCTG GGTCCCCACTGGACAAACTAGTGAGCAGCCTCTGTGACCTGAAGGCCAGACTAGACTCCAGGAGGAAAGTGTCTCCGAACGTCTTCAGTGAAAACATGAAGCTGAGGGAGGAGACCCACCACCTCG CGAGCTACACGCCCCATGGCTCTGTGGAGGAGCTGTTCCCAGGAACATGGTACCTGACCAGGGTAGACGACAAGCACCGCAGGGAGTACGCCCGCTGTGCCAACATCGACGACTTGCCAGAGGCCCGACAGACGATGTCCAACACATCAACAGAG CACATCGTCGGCCACGCTACGAAGCTGCCCTGTGTCCGGGCCTCCGCGGTCAGCCCCGGGGAGGTGGTCAGCAACGGGGCCCACTAG
- the garnl3 gene encoding GTPase-activating Rap/Ran-GAP domain-like protein 3 isoform X1, with product MNLDRFERGPREILNPEIQKDLLVLEEQEGSVNFKFGVLYAKDGQLTDDEMFSNETGSESFEKFLSLLGDSVTLQGWAGYRGGLDTKNDTTGMQSIYTVYQGHELMFHVSTMLPYSKENKQQVERKRHIGNDIVTIVFQEGEDASPSFKPSMIRSHFTHIFALVRYNRENDSYRLKIFSEESVPLFGPPLPSPPVFTDHQEFRDFLLVKLINGEKATLETPTFAQKRQRTLDMLIRSLCQDLMPDLPKAPFSPQNMLNRRSFSDVLPESPKSARKKEEARQAEFVRIGQALKLKTIVRGDAPTSLVTTGLCRKEPWESQPFCSTFPYEIVCADSWGQSLLVATDTAGVMVLDGCDPTQSNIEQLAAPPVQVFDKTLVVKQMHILEPQDLLVTRADKGKDARLYVFRLSSLKRGLEEKQAVRSKCDSRENKLEKTKGCHLYSINTHHGSELRIVAAIRNKLLLITRKQPRPEGFSAMASAADSPVEEFQYIREICLCDPPAVMALVDGPTGENDNMICVAYKHQFDLINESTGDAYRLHHVDASRVNFVGAIDVYEDGEAGLLLCFNYSCYYKKVCPFNGSTPMIQSNTSDFHFSWNQMPHAIVCAFPYILAFTTDSIEIRLVVNGNLVYTAVVPELTLTASRSDIYFVSSAPVNSASTCSSRDTSSLSSPQTPTGYEMPVFPSPLSDDSIRIPYGTKLSLYMSKDAEGELACKHIFKIPLSNLVGRSIERPLKSPLVNKVLTAPTAAILGPSPTLISASHSLSLSRMEIKEIASRTRKELLGLTEEPSGKPDSGAVKQRRMSRKNIQEEEPKPHALTSVNSDSMAPESPDDADPDGQQQQQHCIPSPEPEAERAVLPEECPLLAAAFTLSTSFGDVLDLK from the exons ATGAACCTGGACAGGTTTGAGAGAGGCCCCCGGGAGATCCTCAACCCAGAGATCCAGAAG GATCTACTGGTGCTGGAGGAACAAGAG GGTTCTGTCAACTTCAAATTCGGCGTGCTGTACGCCAAAGACGGACAGCTCACAGATGACGAAATGTTTAGCAACG AGACGGGCAGCGAGAGCTTCGAGAAGTTCCTCAGCCTTCTGGGAGACAGCGTCACGTTGCAGGGGTGGGCCGGCTACCGCGGGGGGCTCGACACCAAGA ATGACACTACAGGAATGCAATCCATCTACACCGTGTATCAGGGCCATGAACTCATGTTCCACGTCTCCACCATGTTACCTTACTCCAAGGAGAACAAACAGCAG GTCGAGAGGAAGAGACACATCGGAAACGACATCGTCACCATCGTGTTCCAGGAAGGAGAGGACGCCTCGCCCTCCTTCAAACCGTCCATGATCCGATCACACTTCACCC ATATATTTGCATTAGTTAGATATAACAGAGAGAATGACAGTTACAG ACTGAAGATCTTCTCAGAAGAGAGCGTTCCTCTGTTCGGACCgccactcccctcccccccagtgtTTACGGACCACCAAGAATTCAGGGACTTTTTGCTAGTAAAAC TAATCAACGGAGAGAAAGCCACGCTGGAGACGCCCACCTTCGCCCAGAAACGCCAGCGGACCCTGGACATGCTGATCCGCTCTTTGTGCCAGGACCTGATGCCTGACCTGCCCAAG GCTCCTTTCTCTCCGCAGAACATGCTGAACCGACGCTCCTTCAGCGACGTGCTCCCTGAGTCGCCTAAGTCAGCGCGCAAGAAGGAGGAGGCTCGGCAAGCAGAGTTCGTCAGGATAGGACAG GCGCTGAAGCTGAAGACCATCGTGCGAGGAGACGCCCCCACCAGCCTTGTTACCACTGGCCTATGTCGGAAAGAG cCATGGGAATCACAGCCATTCTGCAGCACGTTCCCGTACGAGATTGTGTGCGCCGACTCCTGGGGTCAGTCTCTGCTTGTTGCCACGGACACAGCAGGGGTCATGGTGTTGGATG GCTGCGACCCAACACAGTCTAATATCG AGCAGCTGGCGGCGCCGCCCGTGCAGGTGTTCGACAAGACCCTGGTGGTGAAGCAGATGCACATCCTGGAGCCTCAGGACCTCCTGGTCACCAGGGCTGACAAAG GTAAAGACGCTCGCCTGTACGTGTTCAGACTCAGCTCACTGAAGAGAGGACTGGAGGAGAAGCAGGCCGTACGAAGCAAGTGTGACAGCAGGGAGAACAAACTGGAGAAAACTAAAG GCTGCCACCTGTACTCCATCAACACACACCACGGCTCAGAGCTGAGGATAGTGGCGGCCATCAGGAACAagctcctcctcatcaccaggAAACAGCCCCGCCCAGAGGGCTTCAGCGCCATGGCATCGGCTGCAGACTCGCCAGTCGAGGAGTTTCAGTACATACGG GAGATCTGCCTGTGTGACCCCCCCGCGGTGATGGCCCTGGTGGACGGGCCCACAGGGGAGAACGACAACATGATCTGCGTGGCGTACAAACACCAGTTTGACCTGATCAACGAGAGCACCGGAGACGCCTACCGCCTGCACCACGTGGACGCCAGcagg GTCAACTTTGTCGGCGCCATCGACGTCTACGAGGACGGCGAGGCCGGCCTGCTGCTGTGCTTCAACT ATAGCTGCTACTACAAGAAGGTGTGTCCGTTCAACGGCTCCACCCCCATGATCCAGTCCAACACCTCCGACTTCCACTTCAGCTGGAACCAGATGCCTCATGCTATCG TGTGTGCGTTCCCATACATCCTGGCGTTCACGACGGACTCCATCGAAATCCGGCTGGTTGTCAACGGCAACCTGGTGTACACGGCAGTGGTCCCAGAGCTGACGCTGACGGCGTCTAGG TCGGACATCTACTTCGTCTCGTCCGCGCCGGTCAACTCggcctccacctgcagctccaGAGACACAAGCTCCCTGAGTTCCCCTCAGACTCCCACTGGATACGAGATGCCCGTGTTTCCCTCACCCCTCAGTGAtg ATTCTATACGGATCCCCTATGGTACCAAGCTTTCCCTGTACATGTCTAAGGATGCGGAAG GTGAGTTGGCGTGTAAGCACATCTTCAAGATCCCGCTCAGCAACCTGGTGGGCCGCAGCATCGAGAGACCGCTGAAGTCCCCGCTGGTCAACAAGGTGCTGACCGCGCCCACGGCGGCCATCCTTGGCCCCTCGCCCACCCTGATCTCCGCCTCCCACTCGCTGTCCCTGTCCCGCATGGAGATCAAGGAGATCGCCAGTCGCACACGGAAGGAACTACTCG GTTTGACCGAGGAGCCCAGCGGGAAGCCAGACAGCGGAGCGGTGAAACAGAGGAGGATGAGCCGGAAGAacatccaggaggaggagcccaaGCCCCACGCACTGACCTCAGTCAACAGCGACAG CATGGCCCCAGAGTCCCCAGACGACGCGGACCCCgacggccagcagcagcagcagcactgcaTCCCCAGCCCCGAGCCGGAGGCCGAGCGGGCCGTGCTGCCAGAGGagtgccccctgctggccgccgCCTTCACCCTGTCCACCTCCTTCGGAGACGTCCTGGACCTCAAATGA
- the garnl3 gene encoding GTPase-activating Rap/Ran-GAP domain-like protein 3 isoform X2, translating into MNLDRFERGPREILNPEIQKDLLVLEEQEGSVNFKFGVLYAKDGQLTDDEMFSNETGSESFEKFLSLLGDSVTLQGWAGYRGGLDTKNDTTGMQSIYTVYQGHELMFHVSTMLPYSKENKQQVERKRHIGNDIVTIVFQEGEDASPSFKPSMIRSHFTHIFALVRYNRENDSYRLKIFSEESVPLFGPPLPSPPVFTDHQEFRDFLLVKLINGEKATLETPTFAQKRQRTLDMLIRSLCQDLMPDLPKNMLNRRSFSDVLPESPKSARKKEEARQAEFVRIGQALKLKTIVRGDAPTSLVTTGLCRKEPWESQPFCSTFPYEIVCADSWGQSLLVATDTAGVMVLDGCDPTQSNIEQLAAPPVQVFDKTLVVKQMHILEPQDLLVTRADKGKDARLYVFRLSSLKRGLEEKQAVRSKCDSRENKLEKTKGCHLYSINTHHGSELRIVAAIRNKLLLITRKQPRPEGFSAMASAADSPVEEFQYIREICLCDPPAVMALVDGPTGENDNMICVAYKHQFDLINESTGDAYRLHHVDASRVNFVGAIDVYEDGEAGLLLCFNYSCYYKKVCPFNGSTPMIQSNTSDFHFSWNQMPHAIVCAFPYILAFTTDSIEIRLVVNGNLVYTAVVPELTLTASRSDIYFVSSAPVNSASTCSSRDTSSLSSPQTPTGYEMPVFPSPLSDDSIRIPYGTKLSLYMSKDAEGELACKHIFKIPLSNLVGRSIERPLKSPLVNKVLTAPTAAILGPSPTLISASHSLSLSRMEIKEIASRTRKELLGLTEEPSGKPDSGAVKQRRMSRKNIQEEEPKPHALTSVNSDSMAPESPDDADPDGQQQQQHCIPSPEPEAERAVLPEECPLLAAAFTLSTSFGDVLDLK; encoded by the exons ATGAACCTGGACAGGTTTGAGAGAGGCCCCCGGGAGATCCTCAACCCAGAGATCCAGAAG GATCTACTGGTGCTGGAGGAACAAGAG GGTTCTGTCAACTTCAAATTCGGCGTGCTGTACGCCAAAGACGGACAGCTCACAGATGACGAAATGTTTAGCAACG AGACGGGCAGCGAGAGCTTCGAGAAGTTCCTCAGCCTTCTGGGAGACAGCGTCACGTTGCAGGGGTGGGCCGGCTACCGCGGGGGGCTCGACACCAAGA ATGACACTACAGGAATGCAATCCATCTACACCGTGTATCAGGGCCATGAACTCATGTTCCACGTCTCCACCATGTTACCTTACTCCAAGGAGAACAAACAGCAG GTCGAGAGGAAGAGACACATCGGAAACGACATCGTCACCATCGTGTTCCAGGAAGGAGAGGACGCCTCGCCCTCCTTCAAACCGTCCATGATCCGATCACACTTCACCC ATATATTTGCATTAGTTAGATATAACAGAGAGAATGACAGTTACAG ACTGAAGATCTTCTCAGAAGAGAGCGTTCCTCTGTTCGGACCgccactcccctcccccccagtgtTTACGGACCACCAAGAATTCAGGGACTTTTTGCTAGTAAAAC TAATCAACGGAGAGAAAGCCACGCTGGAGACGCCCACCTTCGCCCAGAAACGCCAGCGGACCCTGGACATGCTGATCCGCTCTTTGTGCCAGGACCTGATGCCTGACCTGCCCAAG AACATGCTGAACCGACGCTCCTTCAGCGACGTGCTCCCTGAGTCGCCTAAGTCAGCGCGCAAGAAGGAGGAGGCTCGGCAAGCAGAGTTCGTCAGGATAGGACAG GCGCTGAAGCTGAAGACCATCGTGCGAGGAGACGCCCCCACCAGCCTTGTTACCACTGGCCTATGTCGGAAAGAG cCATGGGAATCACAGCCATTCTGCAGCACGTTCCCGTACGAGATTGTGTGCGCCGACTCCTGGGGTCAGTCTCTGCTTGTTGCCACGGACACAGCAGGGGTCATGGTGTTGGATG GCTGCGACCCAACACAGTCTAATATCG AGCAGCTGGCGGCGCCGCCCGTGCAGGTGTTCGACAAGACCCTGGTGGTGAAGCAGATGCACATCCTGGAGCCTCAGGACCTCCTGGTCACCAGGGCTGACAAAG GTAAAGACGCTCGCCTGTACGTGTTCAGACTCAGCTCACTGAAGAGAGGACTGGAGGAGAAGCAGGCCGTACGAAGCAAGTGTGACAGCAGGGAGAACAAACTGGAGAAAACTAAAG GCTGCCACCTGTACTCCATCAACACACACCACGGCTCAGAGCTGAGGATAGTGGCGGCCATCAGGAACAagctcctcctcatcaccaggAAACAGCCCCGCCCAGAGGGCTTCAGCGCCATGGCATCGGCTGCAGACTCGCCAGTCGAGGAGTTTCAGTACATACGG GAGATCTGCCTGTGTGACCCCCCCGCGGTGATGGCCCTGGTGGACGGGCCCACAGGGGAGAACGACAACATGATCTGCGTGGCGTACAAACACCAGTTTGACCTGATCAACGAGAGCACCGGAGACGCCTACCGCCTGCACCACGTGGACGCCAGcagg GTCAACTTTGTCGGCGCCATCGACGTCTACGAGGACGGCGAGGCCGGCCTGCTGCTGTGCTTCAACT ATAGCTGCTACTACAAGAAGGTGTGTCCGTTCAACGGCTCCACCCCCATGATCCAGTCCAACACCTCCGACTTCCACTTCAGCTGGAACCAGATGCCTCATGCTATCG TGTGTGCGTTCCCATACATCCTGGCGTTCACGACGGACTCCATCGAAATCCGGCTGGTTGTCAACGGCAACCTGGTGTACACGGCAGTGGTCCCAGAGCTGACGCTGACGGCGTCTAGG TCGGACATCTACTTCGTCTCGTCCGCGCCGGTCAACTCggcctccacctgcagctccaGAGACACAAGCTCCCTGAGTTCCCCTCAGACTCCCACTGGATACGAGATGCCCGTGTTTCCCTCACCCCTCAGTGAtg ATTCTATACGGATCCCCTATGGTACCAAGCTTTCCCTGTACATGTCTAAGGATGCGGAAG GTGAGTTGGCGTGTAAGCACATCTTCAAGATCCCGCTCAGCAACCTGGTGGGCCGCAGCATCGAGAGACCGCTGAAGTCCCCGCTGGTCAACAAGGTGCTGACCGCGCCCACGGCGGCCATCCTTGGCCCCTCGCCCACCCTGATCTCCGCCTCCCACTCGCTGTCCCTGTCCCGCATGGAGATCAAGGAGATCGCCAGTCGCACACGGAAGGAACTACTCG GTTTGACCGAGGAGCCCAGCGGGAAGCCAGACAGCGGAGCGGTGAAACAGAGGAGGATGAGCCGGAAGAacatccaggaggaggagcccaaGCCCCACGCACTGACCTCAGTCAACAGCGACAG CATGGCCCCAGAGTCCCCAGACGACGCGGACCCCgacggccagcagcagcagcagcactgcaTCCCCAGCCCCGAGCCGGAGGCCGAGCGGGCCGTGCTGCCAGAGGagtgccccctgctggccgccgCCTTCACCCTGTCCACCTCCTTCGGAGACGTCCTGGACCTCAAATGA
- the hmgcs1 gene encoding hydroxymethylglutaryl-CoA synthase, cytoplasmic isoform X2, translating into MPGSTPSSCLPQWPNDVGIIALEVYFPSQFVDQTELEEFDGVSAGKYTIGLGQARMGFCSDREDINSLCLTVVQRLMEKNGLGFDSIGRLEVGTETIIDKSKSVKTVLMQLFEASGNTDVEGIDTTNACYGGTAALFNAVNWVESSSWDGRYALVVAGDIAVYASGSARPTGGAGAVAMLVGPDAPLALDRGLRGTHMTHAYDFYKPDMVSEYPVVDGKQSIECYLSALDRCYSVYRSKIHAQWQRAGVEKSFSLEDFSFLAFHSPYCKLVQKSLARLMLNDFLVSSPSSQTGPFADLEAFRDIKLADTYFDRDVEKAFMKASAELFEKKTKSSLLISNQNGNMYTPSVYGCLASLIATHSPQQLAGQRVGLFSYGSGLAATLYSISVTQDHTPGSPLDKLVSSLCDLKARLDSRRKVSPNVFSENMKLREETHHLASYTPHGSVEELFPGTWYLTRVDDKHRREYARCANIDDLPEARQTMSNTSTEPF; encoded by the exons ATGCCTGGATCAACCCCATCTAGCTGCCTGCCACAATGGCCAAACGATGTAGGAATTATTGCCTTGGAGGTGTACTTTCCCTCCCAGTTTGTTGACCAGACTGAGTTGGAGGAGTTTGATGGAGTTTCCGCTGGCAAGTACACTATCGGCTTGGGCCAGGCGCGGATGGGCTTCTGCTCAGACAGAGAGGACATCAACTCCTTGTGCCTGACTGTGGTTCAGCGCTTGATGGAGAAGAATGGCTTGGGGTTTGATAGTATAGGTCGTCTGGAAGTCGGCACCGAGACCATTATTGACAAGTCGAAGTCCGTCAAGACTGTCCTTATGCAGCTGTTTGAGGCCTCTGGCAACACAGACGTTGAAGGCATTGACACGACCAACGCCTGCTATGGAGGTACAGCAGCACTGTTCAACGCTGTTAATTGGGTGGAGTCCAGTTCCTGGGATG GTCGGTATGCTTTGGTGGTAGCAGGAGATATTGCCGTCTACGCGTCTGGCAGTGCCCGACCTACAGGGGGCGCTGGAGCTGTGGCCATGCTGGTGGGTCCTGACGCACCGTTGGCGCTGGATCGAG GCCTACGAGGAACTCACATGACGCACGCCTATGACTTCTACAAACCAGACATGGTCTCAGAGTACCCGGTGGTCGATGGAAAGCAGTCCATTGAATGCTACCTGAGTGCCTTGGACCGCTGTTACTCTGTATACCGCAGCAAGATCCATGCACAGTGGCAAAGAG CTGGGGTGGAGAAAAGTTTCAGCCTGGAAGACTTTAGCTTCCTGGCATTCCACTCGCCTTACTGCAAGTTGGTGCAGAAGTCGCTAGCACGGTTAATGCTCAACGACTTCCTTGTGTCCAGCCCCAGCTCACAGACGGGACCCTTCGCCGACCTAGAGGCCTTCAG GGATATTAAACTGGCGGACACCTACTTCGACCGGGACGTGGAGAAGGCTTTCATGAAGGCCAGTGCAGAACTTTTTGAGAAGAAGACAAAGTCCTCTTTGCTAATCTCCAACCAGAATGGCAACATGTACACCCCATCCGTCTACGGCTGCCTGGCCTCGCTTATTGCAAC ACATTCTCCTCAACAACTGGCAGGTCAGAGGGTAGGACTCTTCTCCTACGGCTCGGGTTTGGCTGCAACTCTCTACTCCATCAGCGTTACACAGGACCATACACCTG GGTCCCCACTGGACAAACTAGTGAGCAGCCTCTGTGACCTGAAGGCCAGACTAGACTCCAGGAGGAAAGTGTCTCCGAACGTCTTCAGTGAAAACATGAAGCTGAGGGAGGAGACCCACCACCTCG CGAGCTACACGCCCCATGGCTCTGTGGAGGAGCTGTTCCCAGGAACATGGTACCTGACCAGGGTAGACGACAAGCACCGCAGGGAGTACGCCCGCTGTGCCAACATCGACGACTTGCCAGAGGCCCGACAGACGATGTCCAACACATCAACAGAG CCCTTCTGA